A region from the Malus domestica chromosome 07, GDT2T_hap1 genome encodes:
- the LOC139197672 gene encoding secreted RxLR effector protein 161-like produces MYANVCTRPDIAFIVGILGRFQSNPGEAHWTAAKKVLRYLQRTKLFMLVYGRNPHLEVTGYIDLDLAGDLDERKSIGGYVFMLGGGAISWKSSKQSIITTSTMEAEFVACFEGSKQANWLKNFISELKLMDSIQKPMKMFCVNTSAVFFSKNNKRTSASRLMDVKFLKVREMVKKGTIEVQHLSTNLMVADPLTKALPIGVFKAHVTRMGVLESFDQWE; encoded by the coding sequence ATGTATGCAAATGTTTGTACGAGACCTGATATTGCCTTCATTGTTGGCATCTTGGGTaggtttcaatcaaatccaGGTGAAGCTCATTGGACTGCGGCAAAGAAGGTATTGAGATATCTGCAACGGACCAAGTTGTTCATGCTCGTATATGGCAGAAATCCACATCTAGAAGTCACTGGATATATTGATTTAGATCTAGCTGGAGACTTAGATGAAAGAAAATCCATTGGAGGTTATGTCTTTATGCTTGGAGGTGGAGCTATTTCATGGAAAAGTTCTAAGCAGTCTATCATAACAACATCCACCATGGAAGCAGAATTTGTAGCCTGTTTTGAAGGCAGCAAGCAAGCTAATTGGCTCAAGAATTTCATAAGTGAGTTGAAGTTAATGGATTCAATTCAAAAGCCGATGAAGATGTTTTGTGTCAACACTTCAGCTGTGTTTTTCTCTAAAAACAATAAGAGGACTTCTGCTAGTAGATTGATGGATGTAAAATTCCTGAAAGTTCGGGAGATGGTAAAGAAAGGAACTATAGAAGTGCAACATCTGAGTACAAATCTCATGGTTGCAGATCCTTTGACTAAAGCTTTACCAATTGGAGTCTTCAAAGCTCATGTTACTCGAATGGGAGTGCTGGAATCTTTTGATCAGTGGGAGTAG